A single genomic interval of Bradyrhizobium sp. AZCC 1693 harbors:
- a CDS encoding type II toxin-antitoxin system HigB family toxin: MQVIARRTLREFWARYPHAEGPIRAWVAVAAKARWANPAEIKRQFGSTVDFAGDNRVIFDLGGNKYRLVVRVSFSFGRLLVKFIGTHAEYDRIDPETVSWRRK; this comes from the coding sequence ATGCAGGTGATCGCCCGCCGGACCTTGAGGGAATTTTGGGCGCGTTACCCGCATGCTGAGGGTCCGATACGTGCATGGGTGGCCGTTGCAGCGAAAGCGCGTTGGGCAAATCCCGCCGAGATAAAGCGGCAGTTTGGTAGCACCGTCGACTTCGCAGGCGACAATCGGGTCATCTTTGATCTGGGCGGCAACAAATACCGGCTTGTCGTCCGCGTGTCATTTTCCTTCGGCCGCTTGCTCGTGAAGTTCATCGGTACTCACGCTGAGTACGACCGCATCGATCCGGAGACCGTGTCATGGCGAAGAAAATAA
- a CDS encoding NIPSNAP family protein — MVIDHRTYTMHPLKLGKWLKLYEEFGLPVQLRHLGNLIGFFQTEIGPLNQVVHLWGFDTLDERQRRRAAMAIDPDWQEFLRRNEELGALLYQEDKIVVPVSFSPIK, encoded by the coding sequence ATGGTCATTGATCATCGCACCTACACGATGCATCCCCTGAAACTTGGCAAATGGCTCAAGCTCTATGAGGAATTCGGCTTGCCGGTCCAGCTTCGACACCTCGGCAACTTGATCGGCTTCTTTCAGACCGAGATCGGTCCGCTGAACCAGGTCGTGCACCTCTGGGGCTTCGATACGCTTGATGAGCGGCAGCGCCGCCGGGCGGCTATGGCCATCGACCCCGACTGGCAGGAGTTTCTTCGGCGCAACGAAGAACTAGGGGCGCTGCTCTACCAGGAGGACAAGATCGTGGTGCCAGTCAGCTTCTCACCCATCAAGTGA
- a CDS encoding adenosine-specific kinase, producing the protein MELTVVPIVKPDDANFIFGQSHFIKTVEDLHEALVGAVPRIRFGLVFCEASGKRLVRWSGNDEPALALARDSASAIGAGHTFLIFLGDGFFPVNVLAAVRAVPEVCRIYCATANATQVIVAQTELGRGVLGVVDGASPLGIETDADIAWRKDLLRKIGYKL; encoded by the coding sequence ATGGAACTCACCGTGGTGCCCATCGTCAAGCCGGACGACGCCAACTTCATCTTCGGCCAGTCGCATTTCATCAAGACCGTGGAAGACCTCCACGAGGCGCTGGTGGGCGCGGTTCCGCGCATCCGCTTCGGGCTGGTCTTCTGCGAGGCCTCTGGTAAGCGGCTGGTGCGCTGGTCGGGTAATGACGAACCCGCCCTCGCACTCGCACGCGACAGCGCATCGGCCATCGGCGCCGGCCACACTTTCCTGATCTTCCTGGGCGACGGGTTCTTTCCCGTCAACGTGCTGGCAGCGGTACGCGCGGTGCCGGAGGTCTGCCGCATCTATTGCGCGACGGCCAACGCGACACAGGTGATCGTCGCACAAACGGAGCTGGGCCGCGGCGTGCTCGGCGTGGTGGATGGCGCCTCGCCGCTGGGTATCGAAACCGACGCCGACATTGCGTGGCGGAAAGACCTGCTGCGCAAGATCGGCTACAAGCTGTAG
- a CDS encoding carbohydrate ABC transporter permease, whose amino-acid sequence MNRRSALFLQRFSLTIAIIALLLFTAFPFAWMAATAFKPSQEVFYWPPRFFPEQATLSNIVRLFEETRFLDYFRNSVVVASATVLLTLALATPGAYSLTRFRFRGRETLAATILFTYMFAPIMIIIPFYVMVRYFGIANTHLALVLGYTAFSMPFALWMLRTFFQSIPLDLEEAALTDGADRGRAVLYVVLPMALPGIIATGIFTFILAWNDYIFARILITSDELKTLPIGIADLYNSSVIDWGMIMASGMLVIVPVVIVFSYIQKFLVAGWGSGGVKG is encoded by the coding sequence ATGAATCGCCGTTCCGCGCTTTTTTTGCAGCGTTTTTCGCTCACCATTGCCATTATCGCATTGCTCCTGTTCACGGCGTTCCCGTTCGCATGGATGGCGGCGACGGCATTCAAGCCGTCGCAAGAGGTGTTCTACTGGCCGCCGCGCTTCTTCCCCGAACAGGCGACGCTATCCAATATCGTGCGGCTGTTTGAGGAGACGCGCTTCCTCGACTATTTCCGCAACAGCGTCGTTGTCGCGTCTGCAACGGTGCTGTTGACGCTCGCCCTGGCCACGCCCGGCGCGTACAGCCTGACACGTTTCCGCTTCCGCGGCCGCGAGACGCTGGCGGCGACAATACTGTTCACCTACATGTTCGCGCCGATCATGATCATCATTCCGTTCTACGTGATGGTGCGCTATTTCGGCATCGCCAATACCCATCTCGCCCTTGTTCTCGGATACACGGCATTCAGCATGCCGTTTGCGTTATGGATGTTGCGTACTTTCTTCCAGAGTATCCCGCTCGATCTGGAAGAGGCGGCGCTGACTGATGGCGCCGATCGTGGACGCGCTGTTCTGTACGTCGTTCTTCCGATGGCGCTGCCGGGCATTATCGCGACCGGCATCTTTACGTTCATCCTCGCCTGGAACGACTATATTTTCGCGCGCATCCTGATCACCTCCGACGAATTGAAGACGCTGCCGATCGGCATTGCCGATCTCTACAATTCCAGCGTCATCGATTGGGGAATGATCATGGCTAGCGGGATGCTGGTGATTGTTCCCGTCGTGATCGTGTTCTCTTATATTCAGAAGTTTCTCGTCGCCGGCTGGGGCAGCGGCGGCGTGAAAGGCTAG
- a CDS encoding carbohydrate ABC transporter permease, giving the protein MLPAMLLLAGLTLYPVLYGVWLSLHHKHSFFPQQSWAGLENYWFLLADPEFSESVWRGVVYSVSTIALQIIIGVGAALVLNQYFPGRSLVRGIVLFPYVIPTVVAVILWKWLLNNQFGLVNYGMVKLGLTDEPINWMGHTYIMTSLILISVWQFFPFVVLAVLARLQTIPTELYEAACVDGAGALSRFFHVTLPQLASVLFIVVLLRTIWMFTKFDTVWLMTQGGGAEKYIRTLPVYAYLRAFHYYEAGTGAAASVVMFLLLVVFAAVYFAMFRREEQL; this is encoded by the coding sequence TTGCTGCCGGCCATGCTCCTGCTCGCGGGGCTGACACTCTATCCTGTCCTCTACGGGGTTTGGCTGAGCCTGCATCACAAGCATTCGTTCTTTCCCCAGCAAAGCTGGGCCGGCCTGGAGAACTACTGGTTCCTGCTCGCCGATCCTGAGTTCAGCGAGAGCGTCTGGCGCGGCGTCGTCTATTCGGTTTCGACGATTGCGCTCCAAATCATTATCGGCGTGGGGGCGGCGCTCGTTCTCAATCAGTACTTCCCCGGACGTAGTCTGGTGCGCGGGATCGTTCTTTTCCCGTACGTGATCCCGACCGTCGTGGCCGTGATCCTTTGGAAATGGCTGCTCAACAACCAGTTCGGCCTCGTCAATTACGGCATGGTGAAGCTCGGCCTGACTGACGAGCCGATCAACTGGATGGGCCACACTTACATCATGACGTCCCTCATCCTGATCTCGGTATGGCAGTTCTTTCCGTTTGTCGTTCTCGCGGTTCTGGCGCGCCTGCAGACCATTCCAACCGAGCTCTATGAAGCGGCGTGTGTGGACGGAGCGGGCGCGTTGAGCCGCTTTTTTCACGTGACGTTGCCGCAATTGGCATCGGTTCTCTTCATCGTCGTGCTGCTTCGCACGATCTGGATGTTCACCAAATTCGACACCGTTTGGCTGATGACCCAGGGCGGCGGCGCGGAAAAATATATCCGCACCTTGCCGGTTTACGCTTATCTGCGCGCCTTCCATTACTATGAAGCGGGCACGGGAGCGGCTGCCTCGGTGGTGATGTTCTTGCTGCTGGTGGTCTTCGCTGCCGTCTATTTCGCGATGTTCAGGCGAGAGGAGCAGCTATGA
- a CDS encoding ABC transporter substrate-binding protein — MQSIERVRQLALSMICAILLAGAVAGAAVAQTKVVRVWHTETDPASVKAMAEIVARFAKAHPDIKIEAEALAWGDLEPKIQAALAAGAPPELSHGQPITCTALQQQGLLLPLDDVVKAIGESNVWDQIKKVCRADGKYYGLVHAAGTSLLIYRADWAKQKGLKAPKSWSDLIANAKALTMDTNGDGKPDVYGLTIPGDNLFINILVGELIAANGGQLFDDKNKPLFTDKKMIEVLNFWKELTTALPPGWEGHGYLDTFANMYGQKAAMMFQGYGRGASLIEKYVPKEMQNTDHFDVWMKPIGPSGSKPAVQVDEEPWMLFKGSKNPEAAKEFLKFFYKDENYIEYIKSVPIHFFPITKSLRQSAAYKELPMVKRWGGWLQVQQEALDGDLARPTLVVEYEDLNTKPYLMQVLGSGIIRDMVLETAVEGKKSEEAAAKAQTRAEALIKKAGYAKW, encoded by the coding sequence ATGCAGAGCATTGAAAGGGTTCGACAACTGGCTCTGAGCATGATCTGCGCCATTCTGCTCGCGGGAGCCGTGGCCGGTGCGGCGGTCGCTCAGACCAAGGTTGTGCGGGTTTGGCATACCGAGACCGACCCGGCCTCGGTGAAAGCGATGGCGGAGATCGTCGCGCGCTTCGCGAAGGCGCATCCGGACATCAAGATCGAGGCCGAGGCATTGGCCTGGGGTGACCTGGAGCCAAAGATACAGGCCGCACTCGCCGCGGGCGCTCCACCCGAGCTCTCACACGGTCAACCCATCACCTGCACAGCGCTGCAGCAACAAGGTCTGCTGCTGCCGCTTGACGACGTGGTGAAGGCCATCGGCGAGAGCAATGTCTGGGATCAGATCAAGAAGGTGTGCAGAGCTGACGGCAAGTATTATGGTCTCGTCCATGCCGCCGGCACATCACTGCTGATCTATCGCGCCGATTGGGCAAAGCAAAAAGGTTTGAAAGCACCCAAGAGCTGGTCCGACCTCATCGCCAACGCGAAAGCGCTGACGATGGACACCAACGGCGATGGCAAGCCGGACGTGTATGGTCTCACCATTCCGGGCGACAACCTGTTCATCAACATCCTCGTTGGCGAGCTGATCGCGGCCAATGGCGGTCAACTCTTCGATGACAAGAACAAGCCGCTGTTCACCGACAAGAAAATGATCGAGGTGCTGAATTTCTGGAAAGAGCTCACCACGGCGCTGCCGCCGGGATGGGAAGGTCACGGCTATCTCGACACATTCGCGAATATGTACGGTCAAAAGGCGGCAATGATGTTCCAGGGCTATGGCCGCGGCGCGTCGCTGATCGAGAAGTACGTTCCCAAGGAGATGCAGAATACGGATCACTTCGATGTCTGGATGAAGCCAATCGGACCGAGCGGCAGCAAGCCCGCCGTCCAGGTCGATGAGGAGCCCTGGATGCTGTTCAAGGGCTCGAAGAATCCGGAAGCCGCGAAGGAATTCCTGAAGTTCTTCTACAAGGACGAGAACTATATCGAGTACATCAAGTCGGTGCCGATCCACTTCTTCCCGATCACCAAATCGCTTCGACAGTCGGCTGCCTATAAGGAACTCCCGATGGTGAAGCGCTGGGGCGGCTGGCTGCAAGTGCAGCAAGAGGCGCTCGACGGTGACCTCGCCAGGCCGACATTGGTCGTGGAATACGAGGATCTGAACACCAAACCTTACCTGATGCAGGTTCTCGGCTCCGGCATCATCCGCGACATGGTGCTCGAAACAGCAGTGGAAGGAAAGAAATCGGAAGAAGCCGCAGCCAAGGCGCAGACTCGTGCCGAGGCGTTGATCAAGAAAGCCGGCTACGCCAAGTGGTAA
- a CDS encoding ABC transporter ATP-binding protein, whose product MTEIRLEKLTKRFGSVPVIHGIDLDIAEGEFAVLVGPSGCGKTTTLRMIAGLEDVSEGSIRFDGKAVEHLASKDRDIAMVFQSYALYPHMTVRGNLAFSLKMKGVPRAERERLVQRAATMLGIESLLDRKPRQLSGGQRQRVAMGRALVREPRAFLFDEPLSNLDAALRAQMRIEIKRIHQRLKTTVVYVTHDQIEAMTLADKIVVMRSGRIEQVGDPMSVYRAPVNKFVAGFIGSPKMNFIAARLVLEKGELAAELRNGAAIALPRDRFASYRAYAGTEVEIGLRPEHLTDRAEPPDGDCQFLDGVVDVIEPMGATSLITFTLAGAAYIAIGDAGRVCGAGEPLRLCAQLRHMHLIDPQTERVVPPLESDTAAPEHAHRFAI is encoded by the coding sequence ATGACCGAGATTCGGCTTGAGAAACTGACGAAGCGCTTCGGCAGTGTCCCGGTGATCCATGGCATCGACCTCGACATCGCAGAGGGCGAATTTGCGGTCCTCGTTGGTCCTTCGGGCTGCGGAAAGACGACGACACTGCGGATGATTGCCGGGCTGGAGGACGTCAGCGAGGGTTCGATTCGTTTCGACGGCAAGGCGGTGGAGCATCTGGCGTCGAAAGATCGCGACATCGCGATGGTGTTCCAGTCATACGCGCTTTATCCGCACATGACAGTGCGCGGCAATCTCGCCTTCAGCCTCAAAATGAAGGGCGTTCCACGGGCGGAACGCGAACGCCTGGTGCAGCGGGCGGCGACAATGCTGGGGATCGAATCCTTGCTCGATCGCAAACCGCGGCAACTTTCGGGCGGACAGCGCCAACGGGTGGCGATGGGTCGTGCCCTCGTGCGCGAGCCGCGTGCCTTCCTGTTCGACGAACCCCTGAGCAATCTCGATGCAGCATTGCGGGCTCAGATGCGGATCGAGATCAAGCGCATTCATCAGCGCCTCAAGACCACCGTCGTCTATGTCACGCACGATCAGATCGAAGCGATGACGCTGGCTGACAAGATTGTCGTTATGCGCAGCGGGCGCATCGAGCAAGTCGGCGATCCCATGTCGGTTTATCGGGCGCCGGTGAACAAGTTTGTGGCCGGCTTCATCGGTTCGCCGAAAATGAACTTCATCGCGGCGCGACTTGTTCTCGAAAAGGGCGAATTGGCGGCTGAACTGCGCAACGGCGCTGCGATCGCTTTGCCGCGCGACCGGTTCGCCTCTTATCGCGCCTATGCGGGAACTGAAGTTGAGATTGGCTTGCGCCCCGAGCATCTCACCGACCGTGCGGAGCCGCCAGATGGCGATTGCCAGTTTCTGGATGGCGTGGTCGACGTGATCGAGCCGATGGGGGCCACAAGCCTGATCACCTTCACGCTCGCTGGCGCCGCCTATATTGCAATCGGCGACGCTGGCCGCGTGTGCGGTGCCGGCGAGCCTTTACGGCTATGCGCGCAGCTTCGGCATATGCACCTGATCGATCCCCAGACCGAACGCGTGGTGCCGCCGCTCGAAAGCGACACCGCGGCACCGGAACATGCGCACCGGTTCGCCATCTGA
- a CDS encoding helix-turn-helix domain-containing protein — translation MAKKIIRPLRSEADYDVALNEIERYFENEPKPGTPEADRFDLLALIIEDYERRRWPIEPPETIDAIRYRMETGGYTQADLGRLLGSRQRASDILTRKRPLTMRMAWRLHREWGIPAEALIAPPRSRGRKAAA, via the coding sequence ATGGCGAAGAAAATAATCCGTCCACTTCGCTCCGAAGCGGACTACGACGTAGCGCTGAACGAGATCGAACGGTACTTCGAGAACGAACCGAAGCCCGGGACGCCGGAGGCCGACCGTTTTGATCTTCTCGCATTGATCATCGAGGACTATGAGCGCAGGCGCTGGCCAATCGAACCGCCTGAGACGATCGACGCGATCCGTTACCGGATGGAGACGGGCGGCTATACGCAAGCCGACCTCGGCCGACTGCTCGGCTCGCGCCAGCGCGCATCCGACATCCTGACGAGGAAGCGTCCCCTCACAATGAGGATGGCCTGGCGGCTGCACCGCGAGTGGGGCATACCGGCGGAAGCATTGATCGCACCGCCGCGATCGCGCGGAAGAAAGGCGGCAGCATAG
- a CDS encoding ATP-binding protein, which translates to MTIIAVVGIMPYISLQLKAISTSFAVLQHYPDIVMPAKLGSTPVLQDTALYVAVIMAAFAILFGTRHIDASERHEGMVAAIAFESVVKLFAFLAVGLFVTFGIYGGFGEVFSRAATDPALARLFTLEAAGGYTSWISLTLVSMVAIVLLPRQFQVLVVENVDERHIKKAIWLFPVYMLLINIFVLPIAFGGLLHFPGNTVDTDTFVLTVPMAEHFWTVALFAFIGGLSAATGMIIVETIALATMVSNDLVMPLLLRFGRLHLSERKDLSGLMLAIRRSAIIFVILLGYAYVRLIGESYALVSIGLMSFVAAAQFAPAILGGILWKGATRLGAMAGMSAGFLVWIYTLLLPSFARSGWISESFVQDGPWGLALFSPYALLGLSGLDPIAHALFWTMVINVGLYAAVSLMTTQTMIERSQAVQFVDIFKQPSEGARIWRGRATIGDLRRLSNRFIGETLTDQAFQRFERDRGRRLDDAHAADADIVHYAERQLAGAIGAASARIMIASVLREEMHDIDEVMQILDEASQLVVYSRQLEEKSQQLEAATAELRAANERLKELDKMKDDFVSTISHEFRTPLTSIRSFSEIVHDNPDIPVEQRKMFLGTIVQETERLTRLVNDILDLAKMQAGQTDWQLARIEPRKVIDNALAATAGLFAKNPRIKLECRVAEDLPRILVDADRITQVLVNLISNAVKFCDKDNGLITIVGRAEEAGSVLVSVHDNGVGIAREDHKKIFERFRQAGDTLIGKPQGTGLGLPISLHILERFGGTIWVESELGQGATFFVRIPSAASSAELPHPATAAGEIT; encoded by the coding sequence GTGACCATCATCGCGGTCGTCGGCATCATGCCGTACATCTCGCTGCAGCTGAAGGCGATCTCGACGAGCTTCGCCGTGCTCCAGCACTACCCGGACATCGTGATGCCGGCCAAGCTTGGCTCGACTCCGGTCCTGCAGGACACAGCGCTCTACGTCGCGGTGATCATGGCCGCATTTGCCATCCTGTTTGGCACGCGGCACATCGACGCCAGCGAGCGTCATGAAGGCATGGTGGCGGCGATTGCCTTCGAGTCGGTGGTCAAGCTGTTCGCTTTCCTGGCGGTTGGGCTATTCGTCACCTTCGGCATCTATGGCGGCTTCGGCGAAGTGTTCTCGCGCGCGGCCACCGATCCAGCCCTCGCGCGTCTCTTTACGCTCGAGGCAGCCGGCGGGTACACGAGCTGGATTTCGCTGACGCTGGTCTCGATGGTAGCCATTGTCTTGCTGCCGCGCCAGTTTCAGGTGCTGGTGGTCGAGAATGTGGATGAGCGCCACATCAAGAAGGCCATCTGGCTGTTCCCGGTCTACATGTTGCTCATCAACATTTTCGTCTTGCCGATCGCTTTTGGCGGGCTCCTCCACTTTCCCGGAAATACGGTCGATACCGACACCTTCGTGTTGACCGTGCCGATGGCCGAGCATTTTTGGACCGTCGCGTTGTTCGCATTCATCGGCGGCCTCTCCGCGGCAACGGGCATGATCATTGTCGAAACCATTGCCCTGGCCACCATGGTGTCGAACGATCTCGTCATGCCCCTGCTGTTGCGCTTCGGCCGACTGCATCTCTCGGAGCGCAAGGATCTGTCTGGCCTCATGCTCGCCATCCGCCGCAGCGCCATCATCTTCGTGATCCTGCTCGGCTATGCGTATGTCCGGTTGATCGGCGAATCCTACGCGCTCGTCTCCATCGGGCTGATGTCATTCGTCGCTGCCGCACAGTTCGCGCCCGCTATCCTCGGCGGCATCCTGTGGAAGGGAGCGACCCGCCTCGGCGCTATGGCTGGAATGAGCGCCGGGTTCCTGGTGTGGATCTACACCCTGCTGCTGCCTTCGTTCGCACGATCGGGGTGGATCTCGGAGAGCTTCGTGCAGGACGGCCCATGGGGGCTTGCGCTGTTCAGCCCCTATGCGTTGCTCGGGCTTTCCGGCCTCGATCCCATCGCGCACGCCCTGTTCTGGACCATGGTGATCAATGTCGGACTTTATGCTGCTGTATCGCTTATGACGACGCAGACCATGATCGAGCGCAGCCAGGCCGTACAGTTCGTGGACATCTTCAAGCAGCCGTCCGAGGGCGCGCGCATTTGGCGCGGCAGGGCCACTATTGGCGACCTCCGTCGCCTCTCGAATCGCTTCATCGGTGAGACCTTGACGGATCAAGCCTTCCAGCGCTTCGAGCGCGACCGAGGGCGCCGGCTCGACGATGCGCATGCGGCGGACGCGGACATCGTGCATTACGCGGAGCGGCAACTCGCCGGCGCCATTGGCGCGGCCTCCGCGCGAATTATGATCGCCTCAGTGTTGAGGGAGGAGATGCACGACATCGATGAGGTCATGCAGATCCTCGATGAGGCTTCTCAGCTCGTTGTCTACAGCCGTCAACTGGAGGAGAAGTCGCAGCAGCTCGAGGCTGCGACGGCCGAGCTCAGGGCCGCTAACGAGCGGCTCAAGGAGCTCGACAAGATGAAAGACGACTTCGTCTCGACGATCAGCCATGAGTTCAGGACACCGCTCACCTCGATCCGCTCCTTCAGTGAGATCGTGCACGACAATCCGGACATTCCCGTCGAGCAGCGCAAGATGTTCCTCGGTACTATCGTTCAGGAAACCGAGCGGCTGACCAGGCTTGTCAACGACATCCTCGATCTCGCCAAGATGCAGGCGGGCCAGACGGATTGGCAACTGGCCAGGATCGAGCCAAGGAAGGTGATCGACAACGCGCTCGCCGCAACGGCCGGCCTCTTCGCCAAGAACCCGCGCATCAAGCTTGAGTGCCGCGTGGCCGAGGATCTGCCGAGGATTCTCGTTGACGCCGATCGGATCACGCAAGTGCTCGTCAATCTGATTTCGAATGCGGTCAAGTTCTGCGACAAGGACAATGGTTTGATAACCATTGTTGGGCGAGCAGAAGAAGCGGGGTCCGTCCTGGTCAGCGTGCATGACAATGGTGTCGGCATCGCGAGGGAGGATCACAAGAAGATTTTCGAGCGGTTCCGCCAGGCGGGCGACACATTGATCGGTAAGCCGCAGGGCACCGGTCTGGGGCTGCCGATCAGTTTGCATATCCTTGAGCGCTTCGGGGGTACCATCTGGGTCGAGAGCGAACTCGGCCAGGGTGCGACTTTTTTCGTCCGCATCCCTTCGGCCGCCTCTTCGGCCGAGCTCCCCCACCCGGCCACGGCCGCTGGCGAAATCACTTGA
- a CDS encoding DUF294 nucleotidyltransferase-like domain-containing protein, with amino-acid sequence MRPPPVRVAPSATVSEVVSLMTTTPASCAVVIDGAGRPRGIVTEQDVVRRIAWRTEPDQGVESVMTSPVVVTGADDYLFQAVALMRRSKLRHVPVVDWSGAMIGMLALDEALASLSSESMSLIEQLTHEESVEGLHLIREAQAQLASALLDNNVPAPEVQSLLTEINNDIHQRVLRLVEAAMRDDGWGEPPARFALIIMGSGGRGENFLAPDQDNGFILADDVGGQGKRADAYFLELAERMTRMLDAVGFRLCVGDVMATNPVWRKSLSDWRRQIDSWIRRRESEMLLNCDIFFDFRHAFGDPALSSELRTHVTAVASEYPQFIRHLFAIEAEHKVALGWFGRLRKEYHGEDRQGVVNLKLRGTLPLVEGARLLALKAGIPATSTLARLDCLKEKGAISAGDHEDLADAFRHITRLLLRQQLEDFKAGRKITNYVPVADLSQRDNKHLVASFRAIENLRATLNMEFAERSL; translated from the coding sequence ATGCGACCGCCGCCTGTGCGCGTTGCACCGAGCGCGACGGTGAGCGAGGTCGTAAGCCTGATGACAACGACGCCTGCGTCCTGTGCTGTCGTCATCGATGGTGCGGGCCGCCCCAGGGGCATCGTGACGGAACAGGACGTCGTGCGCCGGATCGCGTGGCGTACGGAGCCCGATCAAGGCGTCGAGTCGGTGATGACGTCGCCGGTCGTCGTGACGGGGGCCGACGACTACCTTTTCCAGGCGGTCGCCTTGATGCGCCGTAGCAAGCTTCGGCATGTCCCCGTCGTGGACTGGAGCGGAGCGATGATCGGCATGCTCGCCTTGGACGAAGCGCTCGCCTCTTTGTCGAGCGAGAGTATGTCGCTCATCGAGCAGCTCACGCACGAGGAGAGCGTCGAGGGCCTGCACCTCATAAGGGAGGCGCAGGCCCAGCTTGCCAGCGCACTGTTGGACAACAACGTTCCGGCACCGGAGGTGCAATCGCTGCTCACGGAAATCAACAACGATATCCACCAGCGTGTCTTGAGACTGGTCGAAGCGGCGATGCGCGACGACGGCTGGGGGGAACCTCCTGCGCGGTTCGCTCTCATTATCATGGGGTCGGGTGGGCGCGGCGAAAACTTTCTGGCGCCCGACCAGGACAATGGCTTCATCCTCGCTGACGACGTCGGCGGCCAGGGCAAGCGTGCGGACGCATATTTCTTGGAACTTGCCGAGCGCATGACGCGGATGCTTGACGCGGTCGGCTTTCGCCTCTGCGTCGGCGATGTTATGGCCACCAATCCCGTCTGGCGCAAGAGCCTGTCGGATTGGCGCCGGCAGATCGACAGCTGGATCAGGCGGCGCGAGTCCGAGATGCTGTTGAACTGCGATATCTTCTTCGATTTCCGTCATGCGTTCGGCGATCCCGCACTCTCGAGCGAGCTCCGCACCCATGTCACCGCAGTAGCGTCGGAGTACCCTCAGTTCATCCGACACCTGTTCGCCATCGAAGCCGAGCACAAGGTGGCACTCGGCTGGTTCGGACGCTTGCGCAAGGAGTACCATGGAGAGGATCGGCAGGGTGTGGTGAACCTGAAGCTTCGTGGAACGCTACCGCTCGTGGAAGGTGCGCGGCTGCTTGCGCTTAAAGCCGGCATTCCGGCCACGTCGACTCTCGCCCGGCTTGACTGCCTCAAGGAGAAGGGGGCCATCAGCGCTGGAGATCATGAGGATCTTGCCGACGCGTTCAGGCATATCACCCGTCTCCTGCTGCGCCAGCAGCTGGAGGACTTCAAGGCCGGGCGCAAGATCACCAACTATGTCCCCGTGGCTGATCTCTCACAACGCGATAACAAACATCTCGTGGCGTCTTTCCGCGCCATCGAAAACCTGCGTGCAACACTGAATATGGAATTCGCGGAACGCTCGCTCTAG
- a CDS encoding adenylate/guanylate cyclase domain-containing protein produces the protein MGDVERRRRIPITLGLHVGNIVVGNIGSADRKNYTVLDATVNLAARKALVSDQIILRAEAHFLFRSVDRISPKGFAEKIPIFEIRCTRECASESEDSSATSGKESTRRSMPEISRTRSSWWKNSSGAMLTMAWPAITPMISG, from the coding sequence ATGGGCGATGTGGAACGCCGGCGGCGGATCCCGATCACGTTAGGCTTGCATGTCGGAAACATCGTGGTCGGCAATATCGGTTCAGCCGATCGCAAGAATTACACTGTGCTCGACGCCACGGTGAATCTGGCGGCACGGAAGGCCCTGGTGAGTGATCAAATCATATTGCGGGCGGAGGCTCATTTTCTGTTTCGCAGTGTCGATCGCATCAGCCCGAAGGGCTTCGCGGAAAAAATCCCAATCTTCGAGATCAGATGCACGCGCGAATGCGCGTCAGAGTCGGAAGACAGTTCTGCAACGAGTGGGAAGGAATCTACGCGACGTTCGATGCCGGAAATCTCGCGCACTCGCTCGAGCTGGTGGAAGAATTCCTCCGGCGCCATGCTGACCATGGCGTGGCCAGCTATCACGCCAATGATATCCGGATAG